In Pseudomonas fluorescens NCIMB 11764, a single window of DNA contains:
- the araH gene encoding L-arabinose ABC transporter permease AraH → MTTQNNALPTQRKPLDLRRFLDDWVMLLAAVGIFVLCTLLIDNFLSPLNMRGLGLAISTTGIAACTMLYCLASGHFDLSVGSVIACAGVVAAVVMRDTDSVFLGVVAALFMGLIVGLINGIVIAKLRVNALITTLATMQIVRGLAYIFANGKAVGVSQESFFVFGNGQLFGVPVPILITIVCFLFFGWLLNYTTYGRNTMAIGGNQEAALLAGVNVDRTKIIIFAVHGVIGALAGVILASRMTSGQPMIGQGFELTVISACVLGGVSLSGGIGMIRHVIAGVLILAIIENAMNLKNIDTFYQYVIRGSILLLAVVIDRLKQR, encoded by the coding sequence ATGACAACCCAAAACAACGCTCTGCCCACCCAGCGCAAACCTCTGGACCTGCGGCGCTTTCTCGATGACTGGGTCATGCTGCTGGCGGCTGTCGGGATCTTTGTGCTCTGCACTTTGCTGATCGACAACTTCCTTTCACCACTGAACATGCGCGGGCTGGGCCTGGCGATTTCGACCACCGGGATCGCAGCGTGCACCATGTTGTATTGCCTGGCGTCCGGGCATTTCGACTTGTCGGTGGGCTCGGTGATTGCCTGCGCCGGCGTGGTGGCGGCAGTGGTGATGCGCGACACCGACAGCGTTTTTCTCGGCGTGGTGGCGGCGCTGTTCATGGGGCTGATCGTCGGGCTGATCAACGGGATCGTGATCGCCAAGTTGCGGGTCAATGCGTTGATCACCACGCTGGCGACCATGCAGATCGTTCGCGGTCTGGCCTACATTTTTGCCAATGGCAAAGCAGTGGGCGTGTCGCAAGAGTCGTTCTTCGTCTTCGGTAACGGCCAGTTGTTTGGGGTGCCGGTGCCGATTCTGATCACCATCGTCTGCTTCCTGTTTTTCGGCTGGCTGCTGAACTACACCACCTACGGGCGCAACACCATGGCCATCGGCGGCAACCAGGAAGCGGCGCTGCTCGCCGGGGTCAACGTTGACCGGACCAAGATCATCATCTTCGCCGTGCATGGCGTGATCGGGGCATTGGCCGGGGTGATCCTGGCTTCGCGTATGACCTCGGGACAGCCGATGATCGGCCAGGGTTTCGAGCTGACGGTGATCTCGGCTTGCGTACTCGGCGGGGTGTCGCTGAGTGGCGGGATCGGCATGATCCGGCATGTGATCGCGGGGGTGTTGATTCTGGCAATCATCGAGAACGCGATGAACCTGAAGAACATCGATACGTTTTATCAGTATGTAATTCGCGGTTCGATCCTGTTGTTGGCCGTGGTCATCGACCGCCTCAAACAACGCTGA
- the araG gene encoding L-arabinose ABC transporter ATP-binding protein AraG produces the protein MHAQVQTQHDSVGGSLRFNGIGKTFPGVKALDGISFVAHPGQVHALMGENGAGKSTLLKILGGAYTPSSGDLQIGERTMVFKSTADSIGNKVAVIHQELHLVPEMTVAENLFLGHLPASFGLINRGALRQQALACLKGLADEIDPQEKVGRLSLGQRQLVEIAKALSRGAHVIAFDEPTSSLSAREIDRLMAIIGRLRDEGKVVLYVSHRMEEVFRICNAVTVFKDGRYVRTFEDMSELTHDQLVTCMVGRDIQDIYDYRPRKRGAVALRVDGLLGPGLREPVSFDAHKGEILGLFGLVGAGRTELFRILSGLERNTAGRLELRGHELKLRSPRDAIAAGILLCPEDRKKEGIMPLSSVAENINISARGAHSTFGCLLRGLWEKGNADKQIKALKVKTPSAEQKIMYLSGGNQQKAILGRWLSMPMKILLLDEPTRGIDIGAKAEIYQIIHNLAESGIAVIVVSSDLMEVMGISDRILVLCEGAMRGELSRDEANESNLLQLALPRQRADGVAN, from the coding sequence ATGCACGCGCAAGTACAGACACAACACGACAGCGTCGGCGGCAGCCTGCGCTTCAACGGGATCGGCAAGACCTTTCCCGGGGTGAAGGCGCTGGACGGCATCAGCTTCGTTGCCCATCCGGGACAGGTTCATGCCTTGATGGGCGAGAACGGTGCCGGCAAGTCGACGTTGCTGAAGATCCTCGGCGGCGCCTATACGCCGAGCAGCGGTGACCTGCAGATCGGCGAGCGAACGATGGTCTTCAAGTCCACCGCCGACAGCATCGGCAACAAGGTGGCGGTGATCCATCAAGAGTTGCACCTGGTCCCGGAAATGACCGTGGCGGAAAACCTGTTCCTCGGTCATCTGCCCGCCAGTTTCGGCCTGATCAATCGCGGCGCACTGCGTCAGCAAGCGTTGGCCTGCCTCAAAGGGCTGGCCGATGAAATCGACCCGCAAGAGAAAGTCGGGCGTCTGTCCCTGGGGCAACGGCAACTGGTGGAAATCGCCAAGGCGTTGTCCCGTGGCGCGCATGTGATCGCATTCGACGAGCCGACCAGCAGCCTTTCGGCGCGGGAGATCGATCGCTTGATGGCGATCATCGGGCGCCTGCGCGACGAAGGCAAAGTGGTGCTCTACGTCTCCCATCGCATGGAAGAAGTGTTCCGCATCTGTAACGCGGTGACGGTGTTCAAGGACGGCCGCTACGTACGCACCTTCGAGGACATGAGCGAGCTGACCCATGATCAGTTGGTCACGTGCATGGTCGGTCGCGACATTCAGGACATCTACGATTATCGCCCGCGCAAGCGAGGCGCCGTGGCGCTGAGGGTCGACGGTCTGCTCGGGCCGGGCTTGCGTGAGCCGGTGAGTTTCGACGCGCACAAAGGCGAGATTCTGGGGTTGTTCGGCCTGGTCGGTGCCGGTCGTACCGAACTGTTCCGCATACTCAGCGGCCTTGAGCGCAACACCGCCGGGCGCCTGGAATTGCGCGGGCATGAACTGAAACTGCGCTCCCCCCGGGATGCGATTGCGGCGGGGATTCTGCTGTGCCCCGAAGACCGCAAGAAGGAGGGCATCATGCCGCTCTCCAGCGTCGCCGAGAACATCAACATCAGCGCACGCGGCGCCCACTCCACCTTCGGTTGCCTGTTGCGCGGACTGTGGGAGAAAGGCAACGCCGACAAGCAGATCAAGGCGCTGAAAGTAAAAACACCGAGCGCTGAACAGAAAATCATGTACCTGTCCGGCGGCAATCAGCAGAAGGCGATTCTCGGCCGCTGGCTGTCGATGCCGATGAAAATCCTGCTGCTCGACGAACCGACTCGGGGCATCGACATCGGTGCGAAAGCCGAGATCTACCAGATCATCCATAACCTCGCTGAAAGCGGTATCGCGGTGATCGTGGTGTCCAGCGACCTGATGGAAGTGATGGGTATTTCCGACCGCATCCTGGTGCTCTGCGAAGGGGCGATGCGCGGCGAACTGTCCCGTGACGAGGCCAACGAATCCAACCTGCTGCAACTGGCTTTGCCGCGCCAACGCGCTGACGGCGTGGCGAACTGA
- a CDS encoding substrate-binding domain-containing protein has product MNRRRGIRSLCCAALAVTAVSLSSTLLAAEEVKIGFLVKQAEEPWFQTEWAFAEKAGKEKGFTVIKIAVPDGEKTLSAIDSLAANGAKGFVICPPDVSLGPAIMAKAKLNGLKVIAVDDRFVDASGKFMEDVPYLGMAAFEVGQKQGAAMATEAKKRGWDWKDTYAVINTYNELDTGKKRTDGSVKALEDAGMPKDHILFSALKTLDVPGSMDATNSALVKLPSAAKNLIIGGMNDNTVLGGVRATESAGFAAANVIGIGINGTDAIGELKKPNSGFFGSMLPSPHIEGYNTASMMYEWVTTGKEPPKYTAMDDVTLITRDNFKQELEKIGLWN; this is encoded by the coding sequence ATGAATCGTCGTCGTGGGATCCGTTCCCTGTGCTGTGCCGCTTTGGCGGTCACCGCGGTCAGCCTGAGCAGTACGTTGCTGGCGGCCGAGGAAGTGAAGATCGGTTTTCTGGTCAAGCAGGCGGAAGAGCCCTGGTTCCAGACCGAATGGGCCTTCGCCGAAAAGGCCGGCAAAGAGAAAGGCTTCACAGTCATCAAGATCGCCGTACCGGACGGCGAGAAGACCCTTTCCGCCATCGACAGCCTGGCCGCCAACGGCGCCAAGGGTTTCGTGATCTGCCCGCCGGACGTGTCCCTCGGTCCGGCGATCATGGCCAAAGCCAAGCTCAACGGTTTGAAAGTGATTGCCGTGGATGACCGTTTTGTCGATGCCAGCGGCAAGTTCATGGAAGACGTCCCGTACCTGGGCATGGCAGCGTTCGAAGTCGGCCAGAAGCAGGGCGCGGCGATGGCCACTGAAGCGAAAAAACGCGGCTGGGACTGGAAAGACACCTACGCGGTCATCAACACCTACAACGAACTCGACACCGGCAAGAAGCGCACCGACGGTTCGGTCAAGGCGCTGGAAGACGCCGGCATGCCGAAAGACCACATCCTGTTTTCGGCGCTGAAAACCCTAGACGTGCCGGGCAGCATGGACGCCACCAACTCGGCGCTGGTGAAACTGCCGAGCGCGGCGAAAAACCTGATCATCGGTGGCATGAACGACAACACCGTACTGGGCGGCGTGCGCGCTACCGAGAGTGCCGGTTTTGCCGCCGCCAACGTGATTGGCATCGGCATCAACGGCACCGACGCCATCGGCGAACTGAAAAAGCCCAACAGCGGCTTCTTCGGTTCGATGCTGCCGAGCCCACACATCGAGGGCTACAACACCGCGAGCATGATGTACGAGTGGGTCACCACCGGCAAAGAACCGCCGAAATACACCGCCATGGACGACGTGACCCTGATCACGCGCGACAACTTCAAGCAGGAACTGGAAAAGATCGGCCTCTGGAACTGA
- a CDS encoding SDR family oxidoreductase: protein MGEPLSLPAVPEPPKGERLKNKVVLLTGAAQGIGEAIVATFASQQARLIISDIQGEKVEHVAAHWRDKGFDVQAIKADVSNQQDLHAMARLAVDLHGRIDVLVNCAGVNVFRDPLEMTEEDWRRCFAIDLDGAWFGCKAVLPQMIEQGIGSIINIASTHSTHIIPGCFPYPVAKHGLLGLTRALGIEYAPKGIRVNAIAPGYIETQLNVDYWNGFADPHAERQRALDLHPPRRIGQPIEVAMTAVFLASDEAPFINASCITIDGGRSVMYHD, encoded by the coding sequence ATGGGTGAACCTCTTTCCCTGCCAGCGGTGCCCGAGCCACCGAAGGGTGAGCGCCTGAAAAACAAGGTCGTGTTGCTGACCGGCGCGGCTCAGGGCATTGGCGAGGCGATTGTCGCGACCTTCGCCTCCCAGCAGGCCAGGCTGATCATCAGTGATATCCAGGGTGAGAAAGTCGAACACGTCGCGGCGCATTGGCGAGACAAGGGGTTTGATGTTCAGGCGATAAAGGCTGACGTGTCCAATCAGCAAGACTTGCACGCCATGGCCAGACTGGCAGTCGACCTGCACGGCCGCATCGACGTGCTGGTCAACTGCGCCGGGGTCAACGTGTTCCGCGATCCGCTGGAAATGACCGAAGAAGACTGGCGTCGTTGTTTCGCCATTGACCTGGACGGCGCCTGGTTCGGCTGTAAAGCGGTGCTGCCGCAAATGATCGAGCAGGGCATCGGCAGCATCATCAACATTGCCTCTACCCATTCCACGCACATCATTCCGGGCTGCTTCCCATACCCGGTGGCCAAGCACGGCCTGCTGGGCCTGACCCGCGCGCTGGGCATCGAATATGCGCCGAAGGGCATTCGCGTCAACGCCATCGCACCGGGCTACATCGAAACCCAACTGAACGTCGATTACTGGAACGGTTTTGCCGACCCGCACGCCGAGCGCCAACGCGCTCTCGATCTGCATCCACCGCGGCGCATCGGCCAGCCGATTGAAGTGGCGATGACTGCGGTTTTCCTGGCCAGCGACGAAGCGCCCTTTATCAACGCATCGTGCATCACTATCGATGGAGGTCGCTCGGTGATGTATCACGACTAG
- a CDS encoding SMP-30/gluconolactonase/LRE family protein — protein MEWTAVTQHRAHLGEGPFWDAPTQALYWVDIAGKQALRLVGANVQIWQMPEHVSAFIPCESGDALVTLSSGVYRLDLDSPGLEPRLSLCCVADPQPGNRANEARCDAQGRLWLGTMQNNIGENGEDLPIVRRSGGLFRIDRDARVTPLLRGLGIPNTLLWSDDATTLYFADSLDGTLYQHFIRTDGGLEPAQVWFGPHERGGPDGSAMDAEGYLWNARWDGSCLLRLTPDGQVDRVIELPVSRPTSCVFGGPDLKTLYITSAASPLNHPLDGAVLSLQVDVSGKTCTKFAG, from the coding sequence ATGGAGTGGACCGCAGTTACCCAGCACCGTGCACACCTGGGCGAGGGCCCCTTCTGGGATGCGCCGACGCAGGCGCTGTACTGGGTGGATATTGCCGGTAAACAAGCGTTGCGCCTGGTCGGCGCCAACGTGCAAATCTGGCAGATGCCCGAGCACGTGTCAGCCTTCATTCCCTGCGAAAGCGGCGATGCGCTGGTGACGTTGAGTAGTGGTGTGTACCGGCTCGATCTCGATTCACCGGGACTTGAGCCACGATTGAGCTTGTGCTGCGTCGCCGACCCGCAACCCGGCAATCGCGCCAACGAAGCCCGTTGCGATGCGCAGGGCCGGCTATGGCTCGGCACCATGCAGAACAACATCGGCGAAAACGGCGAAGACCTGCCCATCGTGCGACGGTCCGGCGGCTTGTTTCGAATTGACCGCGATGCCCGGGTCACGCCGCTGCTTCGCGGATTGGGCATTCCCAACACGTTGTTATGGAGTGACGACGCCACCACGCTTTATTTCGCCGACAGCCTGGATGGCACGCTCTATCAGCATTTCATTCGCACCGACGGCGGCCTCGAGCCCGCGCAAGTCTGGTTCGGCCCCCATGAACGCGGCGGACCCGACGGCTCGGCGATGGATGCCGAGGGTTACCTTTGGAATGCTCGCTGGGACGGCAGTTGCCTGCTCAGGTTGACGCCAGATGGTCAGGTCGATCGCGTGATCGAGCTGCCGGTCAGCCGCCCCACCAGTTGTGTGTTTGGCGGTCCGGACTTGAAAACCCTCTACATCACCAGCGCTGCGAGCCCGCTCAACCATCCGCTGGACGGGGCGGTGTTGTCCCTTCAGGTCGATGTGTCCGGAAAAACCTGTACGAAATTTGCTGGTTAG
- a CDS encoding FadR/GntR family transcriptional regulator, which translates to MSSSFHASTVDWLGCWIATGQVKPGETLKVEADLGEQLGVSRTVIREAIKTLVAKGMLEVGPKVGTRVLPVRRWNLFDPQVVGWLSRSGLPENFVDDLLDLRRTIEPMAVRWACERATVEQVQAVLQAYNALERAVDSGIDYNRADQFFHECILAASHNQFIEQMVPALGALLAVSFEVSAADPDELRRTLPIHKDMADAIAARDAARGVWACMTLIDNADLAIKRFYPKVMADKKAG; encoded by the coding sequence ATGTCCAGCAGTTTTCACGCATCGACGGTCGATTGGCTGGGTTGCTGGATTGCGACGGGCCAGGTAAAACCCGGCGAAACCCTCAAGGTCGAAGCCGATCTGGGCGAGCAACTCGGCGTCAGTCGCACGGTCATCCGCGAAGCCATCAAAACCCTGGTCGCCAAAGGCATGCTCGAAGTCGGGCCCAAGGTTGGCACGCGAGTATTGCCGGTGCGGCGTTGGAACCTCTTCGATCCGCAAGTCGTCGGCTGGCTTTCCCGCAGCGGCTTGCCGGAAAATTTCGTCGACGACCTGCTCGACCTGCGCCGCACCATCGAGCCGATGGCCGTGCGCTGGGCCTGCGAGCGAGCGACCGTCGAACAGGTGCAAGCAGTGCTTCAGGCCTACAACGCGCTGGAGCGAGCGGTAGACAGCGGCATCGATTACAACCGCGCCGACCAGTTCTTCCACGAGTGCATTCTCGCGGCCAGCCACAATCAATTCATCGAACAAATGGTCCCGGCCCTCGGCGCGTTGCTGGCGGTGTCTTTCGAAGTCTCCGCGGCTGACCCGGACGAGTTGCGCCGCACATTACCGATTCACAAAGACATGGCCGATGCCATCGCCGCTCGCGATGCCGCGCGCGGTGTGTGGGCCTGCATGACGCTCATCGACAACGCCGACCTGGCCATCAAACGTTTCTACCCAAAAGTCATGGCCGATAAAAAGGCCGGATAA
- a CDS encoding DUF1285 domain-containing protein: MSGPQKANDLLGQIPKTKGLPPVHLWNPDFCGDIDMRIARDGTWYYLGTPIGRKPMVKLFSTIIRRDGDDYFLITPVEKVGIKVDDAPFVAIAVEVEGEGEAQVLRFTTNVDETAEAGAEHAIRVVIDPVTQEPAPYVHVRTNLEALIHRNVFYQLVELAVTREIDGQRWLGVWSGGIFFPIGLEP; the protein is encoded by the coding sequence ATGAGTGGCCCGCAAAAAGCCAACGACCTTCTGGGGCAGATCCCCAAGACCAAAGGCTTGCCACCGGTCCACTTGTGGAACCCCGACTTCTGCGGCGACATCGACATGCGCATCGCCCGCGACGGCACCTGGTATTACCTGGGCACGCCGATCGGACGCAAGCCAATGGTCAAACTGTTCTCCACCATCATTCGCCGCGACGGCGATGATTATTTCCTCATCACCCCTGTCGAGAAGGTCGGCATCAAGGTCGACGATGCACCGTTCGTGGCGATCGCCGTGGAGGTGGAAGGCGAGGGCGAAGCACAAGTCCTGCGCTTTACCACCAACGTCGATGAAACCGCCGAGGCCGGTGCGGAACATGCGATCCGTGTAGTGATTGATCCGGTGACACAAGAGCCTGCGCCGTATGTGCATGTGCGCACCAACCTTGAAGCGCTGATCCATCGCAATGTGTTTTACCAATTGGTGGAACTGGCGGTGACCCGCGAGATCGATGGGCAGCGCTGGCTTGGCGTGTGGAGCGGCGGCATCTTCTTCCCCATCGGCCTGGAGCCGTAA
- a CDS encoding DUF4823 domain-containing protein has protein sequence MRSLVLLLAVLALGGCMNVSDLAEGTRYHMSDAGLLDHSDSRRVNNLRIQPDSFVYIAQGAFAPPGSAVYPRPNVIAEVAFDGFIEYFPMVRRARAPEGLDQAMGEARAVGAHYLLYTRFAKSDDRIGNSDEWLDQEAVDRLGIDTGVIQIMLIETSTQYLIDTARIKSRGGLLTFHDKKPEDLMGPPLEQYARSLLGLSDQ, from the coding sequence ATGCGTAGCCTGGTTTTGCTGCTGGCCGTTTTGGCGCTTGGTGGCTGCATGAATGTCAGCGATCTGGCTGAAGGGACTCGCTACCACATGAGTGACGCGGGTCTGCTCGACCACAGCGATAGTCGCCGCGTGAACAATCTGCGCATTCAACCGGACTCGTTCGTCTATATCGCCCAGGGCGCCTTTGCTCCGCCGGGCAGCGCGGTTTACCCGCGTCCTAACGTGATTGCCGAAGTCGCCTTCGACGGCTTTATCGAATATTTCCCGATGGTCCGCCGTGCGCGTGCGCCGGAAGGCCTCGATCAGGCGATGGGCGAAGCCCGTGCAGTCGGCGCGCATTACCTGCTCTATACCCGTTTCGCCAAGTCGGATGACCGCATCGGCAACTCGGACGAATGGCTCGATCAGGAAGCCGTGGATCGCCTCGGCATCGACACCGGCGTGATTCAGATCATGTTGATCGAGACCAGTACCCAGTATTTGATTGATACTGCACGTATCAAGAGTCGTGGCGGTTTACTGACGTTCCACGACAAAAAGCCAGAAGACCTGATGGGCCCGCCGCTGGAACAATATGCGCGCAGCCTGCTGGGGCTCAGCGACCAGTAA
- a CDS encoding GTP 3',8-cyclase MoaA gives MIVDRQGRRFRNLRISLTSACNYACTYCVPNGKRLVAAQDELSAEAMARGVAYLIEAAGIERLRITGGEPLVSPKLEAFMTAVGQMGLQDISLTTNGQLLAKKLPLLVDAGIRRINVSLDTLDAGAFRSIARGGDLATVLDGMDQASAAGMKIKVNMVPLRGQNLDQVMPLLDYCLERGYELRFIELMRMGHLASDNNAFLQQFVSLQQLLSLIGDRYEYLQADAPVDATAVRYEIPGQGYFGVIANESVPFCRTCSRLRLSSTGWLHGCLSSSNRHYVGDLLDKPRHQALPALQRLLVKALGDKQEVAFSGGATIMKIIGG, from the coding sequence ATGATCGTTGACCGTCAAGGCAGGCGTTTCCGCAATCTGCGAATCAGCCTGACCTCAGCCTGCAATTACGCGTGTACCTACTGCGTGCCCAACGGCAAGCGGCTGGTCGCTGCGCAGGACGAACTGTCGGCCGAAGCCATGGCACGCGGCGTTGCCTACCTCATCGAAGCGGCGGGGATCGAGCGACTGCGCATCACCGGCGGTGAGCCGCTGGTCAGCCCCAAACTCGAAGCCTTCATGACCGCCGTCGGGCAGATGGGCCTGCAAGACATCAGCCTGACCACCAATGGTCAACTGCTGGCGAAAAAACTGCCCCTGCTGGTCGACGCCGGTATCCGGCGCATCAACGTTTCCCTCGATACCCTGGATGCCGGTGCATTCCGCAGCATTGCCCGCGGCGGTGATCTGGCGACTGTGCTCGACGGCATGGATCAGGCCAGTGCCGCCGGCATGAAGATCAAGGTCAACATGGTGCCGTTGCGCGGACAAAACCTCGATCAGGTGATGCCGCTGCTCGATTACTGCCTGGAGCGAGGTTACGAGCTGCGCTTCATCGAGCTGATGCGCATGGGGCACCTGGCCAGTGACAACAACGCTTTTCTGCAACAGTTCGTCAGCCTTCAGCAGTTGCTGAGCCTGATCGGTGATCGTTATGAGTACCTGCAGGCCGATGCACCCGTCGACGCGACGGCGGTGCGCTATGAAATTCCAGGTCAGGGCTATTTCGGCGTAATCGCCAACGAAAGCGTGCCGTTCTGTCGTACCTGCTCGCGACTGCGTTTGTCGTCGACGGGCTGGTTGCATGGCTGTCTGTCGTCGAGCAATCGTCACTATGTCGGTGATCTGCTGGACAAGCCGCGCCATCAGGCGTTGCCGGCGTTGCAGCGTCTTCTGGTGAAAGCCTTGGGTGACAAGCAGGAAGTGGCGTTCTCGGGTGGGGCGACCATCATGAAAATTATCGGCGGCTGA
- a CDS encoding TetR/AcrR family transcriptional regulator: MHKEPRKVREFRRREQEILDTALKLFLDQGEDSVTVEMIADAVGIGKGTIYKHFKSKAEIYLRLMLDYERDLNELLHSADVDKDKEALSRAYFEFRMRDPQRYRLFDRLEEKVVKGNQVPEMIEELHKIRASNFERLTLLIKGRISEGKLEDVPPYFHYCASWALVHGAVALYHSPFWSNVLEDQEGFFQFLMDIGVRMGNKRKRDTDTPSS; encoded by the coding sequence ATGCATAAAGAACCTCGTAAGGTCCGTGAATTTCGTCGCCGTGAGCAAGAAATTCTCGATACCGCGCTCAAGCTGTTCCTCGACCAAGGTGAAGACAGTGTCACCGTCGAGATGATTGCTGATGCCGTCGGTATCGGCAAAGGCACAATCTACAAGCACTTCAAATCGAAAGCGGAGATCTATCTGCGCCTGATGCTCGATTACGAGCGTGATTTGAACGAGCTGTTGCATTCGGCAGACGTCGACAAGGACAAGGAAGCCCTGTCCCGGGCCTACTTCGAATTCCGCATGCGCGATCCGCAACGCTACCGCTTGTTCGATCGCCTCGAAGAAAAGGTGGTCAAGGGCAACCAGGTGCCGGAGATGATCGAGGAGCTGCACAAGATCCGCGCCTCGAATTTTGAACGCCTGACCCTGCTGATCAAGGGTCGGATCAGCGAAGGCAAGCTCGAAGACGTGCCGCCTTACTTCCATTACTGCGCGTCCTGGGCGCTGGTGCACGGCGCCGTGGCGCTGTACCACTCGCCGTTCTGGAGCAACGTGCTGGAAGATCAGGAAGGTTTCTTCCAGTTCCTGATGGACATCGGCGTGCGCATGGGCAACAAGCGCAAGCGCGACACCGACACGCCAAGCAGCTAA